The Halobellus sp. MBLA0158 genome has a window encoding:
- a CDS encoding OsmC family protein: MSDIETSTVSEEGFASTSQVGDFELTIDATDEQGPNPNAALVATYASCYLPAFRVGGQQRGHDDLGKIQIDADADLDDDDDLEAIRFDVYVEADVDDEELAEIVERAKDICHVQSALREGLRAEIAAHGDAF; the protein is encoded by the coding sequence ATGAGCGACATCGAAACCTCCACGGTCAGCGAAGAGGGCTTCGCGAGCACGAGCCAGGTCGGCGACTTCGAGCTCACGATCGACGCGACAGACGAACAGGGCCCGAACCCGAACGCCGCGCTGGTCGCGACGTACGCCTCCTGTTACCTGCCGGCGTTCCGCGTCGGCGGCCAACAGCGCGGCCACGACGACCTCGGAAAGATCCAGATCGACGCCGACGCCGATCTCGACGACGACGACGACCTCGAAGCGATCCGCTTCGACGTCTACGTCGAGGCCGACGTCGACGACGAGGAGCTCGCGGAGATCGTCGAGCGCGCCAAGGACATCTGCCACGTCCAGAGCGCGCTCCGCGAGGGGCTCCGCGCCGAGATCGCCGCGCACGGCGACGCGTTCTAA
- a CDS encoding metal-dependent hydrolase, producing the protein MELTWHGHSTWHVDVDGTTFLIDPFFQNPKTELSAEDVETPDFVLLTHGHADHVADAGAFTDATVVSVPELTTYMEEDVGFESAIGMNIGGTVECGEAFVTMHRADHTNGLNTDYEYSLGMPVGFVISDKKPTQEADPDATTFYHAGDTGLMSEMKDVIGPYLEPDAAALPVGDHYTMGPTQAAIAADWLDVDHVLPMHYDSFPPIEIDTDDVVREVKATGSDAEVHVLDGDETFTLE; encoded by the coding sequence ATGGAACTCACCTGGCACGGCCACTCCACGTGGCACGTCGACGTCGACGGCACGACCTTCCTGATCGACCCGTTCTTCCAGAACCCCAAGACGGAGCTGTCGGCCGAGGACGTCGAGACGCCCGACTTCGTCCTCCTGACGCACGGCCACGCCGACCACGTCGCCGACGCCGGCGCGTTCACCGACGCGACGGTCGTCTCCGTCCCGGAGCTGACGACCTATATGGAAGAGGACGTCGGCTTCGAGTCGGCGATCGGGATGAACATCGGCGGCACCGTCGAGTGCGGCGAGGCGTTCGTGACGATGCACCGCGCCGACCACACGAACGGCCTCAACACGGACTACGAGTACAGCCTCGGGATGCCCGTCGGGTTCGTCATCAGCGACAAGAAGCCGACCCAGGAGGCCGACCCCGACGCGACGACGTTCTACCACGCGGGCGACACCGGGCTGATGTCCGAGATGAAAGACGTCATCGGCCCGTACCTCGAACCCGACGCCGCCGCGCTGCCGGTGGGCGACCACTACACGATGGGGCCGACCCAGGCCGCCATCGCGGCCGACTGGCTCGACGTCGACCACGTCCTGCCGATGCACTACGACTCCTTCCCGCCGATCGAGATCGACACCGACGACGTCGTCCGCGAGGTGAAGGCGACAGGCTCGGACGCCGAGGTCCACGTCCTCGACGGCGACGAGACGTTCACGCTGGAGTGA
- a CDS encoding fumarylacetoacetate hydrolase family protein produces MHIVRFRDPAGSVRTGEWHGDAVSFAGETYDLDAVDVLAPSEPTKIVCVGRNYADHAAEMDNEIPDRPLLFLKPPNAVAGHGDTVTLPSGKERLDHEAEIAVVIGEQAKHVDAADAMDYVAGFTCLNDLSNRDDQRQETNWVRGKAFDNAAPMGPVLATPDEVPADASIELRVNGETRQSSSRDHLAFSVPDLIEEITTYLTLEPGDVVATGTPGGVAPLEDGDRIEVELEGVGVLEHDVRIP; encoded by the coding sequence ATGCACATCGTCAGATTCAGAGATCCCGCCGGATCGGTCCGCACGGGCGAGTGGCACGGCGACGCGGTCTCGTTCGCCGGCGAGACCTACGACCTCGACGCGGTCGACGTGCTCGCGCCCTCGGAGCCGACGAAGATCGTCTGCGTCGGCCGCAACTACGCGGACCACGCCGCGGAGATGGACAACGAGATCCCCGATCGGCCGCTGCTCTTCCTGAAGCCGCCGAACGCGGTCGCGGGCCACGGCGACACGGTTACGCTTCCGTCCGGCAAGGAGCGCCTCGACCACGAGGCCGAGATCGCGGTCGTGATCGGCGAGCAGGCAAAGCACGTCGACGCCGCCGACGCGATGGACTACGTCGCCGGGTTCACCTGCCTGAACGACCTCTCGAACCGCGACGACCAGCGCCAGGAGACGAACTGGGTCCGCGGGAAGGCCTTCGACAACGCCGCGCCGATGGGGCCGGTGCTCGCGACGCCCGACGAGGTGCCCGCCGACGCGTCGATCGAACTCCGGGTGAACGGCGAGACGCGGCAGTCGTCCTCCAGGGACCACCTCGCCTTCTCCGTGCCCGACCTGATCGAGGAGATCACGACCTACCTGACGCTCGAACCCGGCGACGTCGTCGCGACCGGCACGCCCGGCGGCGTCGCGCCGCTCGAAGACGGCGACCGGATCGAGGTCGAACTCGAAGGCGTCGGCGTCCTCGAACACGACGTCCGGATCCCGTAG
- a CDS encoding DUF1648 domain-containing protein — protein MRHSRLDVLSAAVLVGAAVVGIALLPSLPDRIAVHFGAGGSPDNYLSAPLGVVLVPAIGLVTLAAVRGLLPLGNDVPPPPWFGLALAGFLAYVHGVVLAWNLGYRVNVTLLVLPAVAVIVVLAFVIERR, from the coding sequence ATGCGGCACTCCCGCCTCGACGTCCTCTCGGCAGCGGTCCTCGTCGGCGCTGCCGTCGTCGGTATCGCCCTCCTCCCGTCGCTCCCGGACCGCATCGCCGTCCACTTCGGCGCGGGCGGTTCGCCGGACAACTACCTGTCGGCGCCGCTCGGCGTCGTCCTCGTGCCGGCGATCGGACTCGTGACGCTCGCGGCCGTCCGGGGGCTGCTTCCCCTCGGAAACGACGTGCCCCCGCCGCCGTGGTTCGGGCTCGCGCTCGCCGGATTCTTAGCGTACGTTCACGGCGTCGTGCTCGCGTGGAACCTCGGATACCGGGTCAACGTCACCCTGCTCGTGCTCCCGGCGGTCGCGGTCATCGTCGTGCTCGCCTTCGTGATCGAGCGGCGGTGA
- a CDS encoding gluconate 2-dehydrogenase subunit 3 family protein — MELTRRDALAALATAGVTVSGGVLAGRLEPPTADGDAGGVPSAGASGTDLSTPLLDLLDGVAEVLYPSGVDGRREFVESYVLGRIDDRPDYRDGMREAAAQLDAVARDWRGDAYAALGVDERDALLRDLGVDTADPEPDGTITERIRFYLVNDLLFAFYASPTGGRLVGIENPIGHPGGIQSYQRGSMPSAADTSRERFDDG, encoded by the coding sequence GTGGAACTGACGCGACGCGACGCGCTGGCGGCGCTGGCGACCGCCGGCGTGACGGTCAGTGGCGGGGTCCTCGCGGGGCGCCTCGAACCACCGACGGCGGACGGGGACGCCGGAGGGGTCCCGTCCGCGGGAGCCTCCGGGACAGACCTCTCGACGCCGCTCTTGGACCTGCTCGACGGCGTCGCCGAGGTCCTGTACCCGAGCGGCGTCGACGGACGCCGCGAGTTCGTCGAGTCGTACGTCCTCGGCCGGATCGACGACCGACCCGACTACCGCGACGGGATGCGCGAGGCGGCCGCACAGCTGGACGCCGTCGCCCGCGACTGGCGCGGCGACGCCTACGCCGCTCTCGGTGTGGACGAGCGCGACGCCCTCCTCCGGGATCTCGGCGTCGATACGGCCGATCCCGAGCCCGACGGAACGATCACGGAACGGATCCGGTTCTACCTCGTCAACGACCTGCTGTTCGCCTTCTACGCCTCACCGACCGGGGGCCGACTCGTCGGTATCGAGAACCCGATCGGCCACCCCGGCGGGATCCAGAGCTACCAGCGCGGATCGATGCCGAGCGCCGCCGACACGTCCCGGGAGCGATTCGACGATGGCTGA
- a CDS encoding GMC family oxidoreductase yields the protein MAEASDGGVGDGRDRTPAARADVCIVGSGPAGALVAHRLAAAGADVVVLEAGPRFDFDRRVEQQEAFIRPGMDGPWEMGGPRDAYTTGGRGYPLNAARVKGIGGSTLHWQGMVMRLHERDFEMESRHGVGVDWPIAYDDLRPYYAEAERALGVAGAMDNPYAPPREEPFPLSAFPPSHSDSLFADACERLGIDMHSVPNARNPEPYDGRPACQGYGTCKPICPSGAKYTAESHVEKAVEAGARVIDRAPVQRLEHDADGERVETAVYATPDGEEHRQSARRFVLACGGVENARLLLLSESDRYPDGLANTSGAVGRFFIDHLFAGAGGRLDEPTRQNHVGFNTSECHQFYDDADPVEGLKLEFLNYAGPSPVMEALSAETWGDDLLDRLRESYGTHIAMGALVEQLPSAENRVTLDPSRRDDHGNPVPHVEWSLDERTERAIEHANAIQHRILEELGVDIEWTVGPDATGPAFHQMGTTRMGADPEASVVDADGLTHDLSNLWIVGSSTFPTGGAMNPTLTIAALSLRTADALEASL from the coding sequence ATGGCTGAGGCGAGCGACGGGGGCGTGGGCGACGGGCGCGATCGGACTCCAGCCGCGCGCGCAGACGTCTGCATCGTCGGGTCCGGTCCCGCGGGCGCGCTCGTCGCGCACCGACTCGCCGCGGCCGGCGCCGACGTCGTCGTCCTCGAAGCGGGCCCGCGCTTCGACTTCGACCGCCGGGTCGAACAGCAGGAGGCGTTCATCCGTCCGGGGATGGACGGCCCGTGGGAGATGGGCGGGCCGCGCGACGCGTACACGACCGGCGGACGCGGCTACCCGCTCAACGCGGCGCGCGTGAAGGGGATCGGCGGCTCGACGCTCCACTGGCAGGGGATGGTGATGCGGCTCCACGAGCGCGACTTCGAGATGGAGTCCCGGCACGGCGTCGGCGTCGATTGGCCCATCGCCTACGACGACCTCCGACCGTACTACGCCGAGGCCGAGCGCGCCCTGGGGGTCGCGGGCGCGATGGACAACCCCTACGCGCCGCCGCGCGAGGAACCGTTTCCCCTCTCGGCGTTCCCGCCGTCGCACTCGGACTCGCTCTTCGCGGACGCCTGCGAGCGCCTGGGGATCGATATGCACTCCGTCCCGAACGCGCGCAACCCCGAACCGTACGACGGTCGACCGGCCTGCCAGGGGTACGGCACCTGCAAGCCGATCTGTCCCTCGGGCGCGAAGTACACGGCCGAATCGCACGTCGAGAAGGCCGTCGAGGCGGGCGCACGCGTGATCGACCGCGCGCCGGTCCAGCGGCTCGAACACGACGCCGACGGCGAGCGAGTCGAGACCGCGGTGTACGCGACCCCGGACGGAGAGGAGCACCGGCAGTCGGCACGGCGCTTCGTCCTCGCCTGCGGCGGCGTCGAGAACGCCCGACTGCTGTTGCTCTCGGAGTCGGACCGGTACCCCGACGGCCTGGCGAACACCTCCGGCGCCGTGGGTCGCTTCTTTATCGACCACCTCTTCGCCGGCGCCGGCGGCCGCCTGGACGAGCCGACCAGACAGAACCACGTCGGCTTCAACACCAGCGAGTGTCACCAGTTCTACGACGACGCGGACCCGGTCGAGGGGCTGAAGCTGGAGTTCCTCAACTACGCCGGGCCGTCGCCGGTGATGGAGGCGCTCTCCGCGGAGACGTGGGGCGACGACCTCCTCGACCGACTGCGCGAGTCCTACGGGACCCACATCGCGATGGGGGCGCTCGTCGAGCAGCTCCCGAGCGCGGAGAACCGCGTGACGCTCGATCCGAGCCGGCGCGACGACCACGGCAACCCGGTCCCACACGTGGAGTGGTCACTCGACGAGCGGACCGAGCGCGCCATCGAGCACGCCAACGCGATCCAGCACCGGATCCTGGAGGAACTCGGCGTCGACATCGAGTGGACGGTCGGCCCCGACGCCACCGGGCCGGCGTTCCACCAGATGGGGACGACGCGGATGGGCGCGGATCCGGAGGCGAGTGTCGTCGACGCCGACGGCCTGACCCACGACCTCTCGAACCTCTGGATCGTCGGCTCCTCGACGTTCCCCACCGGCGGCGCGATGAACCCGACGCTCACCATCGCCGCGCTGTCGCTGCGGACGGCCGACGCGCTGGAGGCGTCGCTGTAA
- the hisC gene encoding histidinol-phosphate transaminase, which yields MQPRDLSAHEAYVPGRGAEEVARDLGMDPEELTKLSSNENPHGPSPEAVAVVEAAAPDVNVYPKASHTDLTERIAEKWGLDDSQVWVSAGADGAIDYLSRAFLESGDEILAPAPGFSYYPMSARYHHGEASTYRISKDDDFEQSAAGVLSAYDGERIVYVTTPHNPTGSVLDRAEIRALAEGVHDQTLVVVDEAYAEYHDAPSAIDLLDEYENLAVLRTFSKAYGLAGLRIGYAAVPEAWADAYARVNTPFAANELACRAALAAIDDDDHLERSVETARWAREYYRENLDVPTWPSGGNFVLCEVGDATAVAEATQERGVIVRDTSSFGLPECVRISCGTREETQRAVEVLNEVVADLRPEATEP from the coding sequence ATGCAACCGAGGGATCTCTCCGCGCACGAGGCCTACGTCCCCGGACGGGGGGCCGAGGAGGTGGCCCGCGACCTCGGGATGGACCCCGAGGAGCTGACGAAGCTCTCGTCGAACGAGAATCCGCACGGCCCGAGTCCAGAGGCCGTCGCCGTCGTCGAGGCCGCCGCACCGGACGTGAACGTCTACCCGAAAGCCTCCCACACCGACCTCACCGAACGGATCGCCGAGAAGTGGGGCCTCGATGACTCACAGGTCTGGGTGAGCGCGGGCGCCGACGGCGCGATCGACTACCTCTCGCGGGCGTTCCTCGAATCCGGCGACGAGATCCTCGCGCCCGCACCGGGCTTTTCGTACTATCCGATGTCGGCGCGCTACCACCACGGCGAGGCGTCGACCTACCGAATCTCGAAGGACGACGACTTCGAGCAGAGCGCCGCGGGCGTCCTCTCGGCGTACGACGGCGAGCGCATCGTCTACGTGACGACGCCGCACAACCCCACCGGCTCGGTCCTCGACCGCGCGGAGATCCGCGCGCTCGCGGAGGGCGTCCACGATCAGACCCTCGTCGTCGTCGACGAGGCCTATGCGGAATACCACGACGCCCCCTCCGCGATCGACCTCCTCGACGAGTACGAGAACCTCGCGGTCCTCCGGACGTTCTCGAAGGCCTACGGCCTCGCCGGCCTCCGGATCGGCTACGCCGCCGTCCCCGAGGCCTGGGCGGACGCCTACGCGCGGGTGAACACGCCCTTCGCCGCCAACGAACTCGCCTGCCGCGCCGCCCTCGCCGCGATCGACGACGACGACCACCTCGAACGGTCGGTCGAGACGGCCCGCTGGGCGCGGGAGTACTACCGCGAGAACCTCGACGTGCCGACGTGGCCCTCCGGCGGCAACTTCGTCCTCTGTGAGGTCGGCGACGCCACCGCCGTCGCCGAGGCGACCCAGGAGCGCGGCGTCATCGTCCGCGACACCTCCAGCTTCGGACTGCCCGAGTGCGTCCGGATCTCCTGCGGCACCCGCGAGGAGACCCAGAGGGCCGTCGAGGTCCTCAACGAGGTCGTCGCCGACCTCCGGCCGGAGGCGACCGAGCCGTGA
- a CDS encoding adenylate kinase family protein: MRTIALTGTPGTGKTTVSELVAERLDAEVLHLNDAIREADLFAERDVERDSLIADLDAVQSWVDAEVSADRTTVVESHLAHLLDVDGAVVLRCHPKELKPRLRERGESEDSVAENAESEALDVILAEAVERHGEESVWEIDTTDRSPEAVADDVAAAIDGEIEPRVGVVDFIDYL; this comes from the coding sequence GTGAGAACGATCGCGCTCACCGGGACGCCGGGGACGGGCAAGACCACCGTCTCGGAGCTCGTCGCAGAGCGGCTCGACGCCGAGGTGCTCCACCTCAATGACGCGATCCGCGAGGCCGACCTCTTCGCCGAGCGCGACGTCGAGCGCGACTCGCTTATCGCCGACCTCGACGCCGTGCAGTCGTGGGTCGACGCGGAGGTGTCGGCCGATCGGACCACGGTCGTCGAGTCCCACCTGGCGCACCTGCTCGACGTCGACGGGGCCGTCGTCCTGCGGTGTCACCCCAAAGAGCTGAAACCGCGGCTCCGAGAGCGCGGCGAGTCCGAGGACTCGGTCGCGGAGAACGCCGAGAGCGAGGCGCTGGACGTGATCCTGGCCGAGGCAGTCGAGCGCCACGGCGAGGAGTCCGTCTGGGAGATCGACACCACGGACCGCTCCCCCGAGGCCGTCGCCGACGACGTGGCGGCGGCGATCGACGGCGAGATCGAGCCCCGCGTGGGTGTCGTCGACTTCATCGACTACCTGTAA
- a CDS encoding CDP-alcohol phosphatidyltransferase family protein has protein sequence MTLDQYRDLADRLLGPFVAAADRLGLTPDGVSVVAFGFAVAAGGAFYLGTPVWYVLGAAFVFLNGWLDLVDGALARAQGVDSDGGDLLDHVLDRYADIAMLVGLAAGIDAYGLGLAAVTGVLMTSYLGTQIQAVGLGREYGGLVGRADRLAIIGLVAIVAAATLALPALPVRALGLTVVGWLLVFFAVVGHLTALQRFWGAWRDLS, from the coding sequence ATGACGCTCGATCAGTACCGCGACCTGGCGGACCGCCTCCTGGGCCCCTTCGTCGCCGCCGCGGACCGGCTGGGCCTGACGCCCGACGGGGTCAGCGTCGTCGCCTTCGGCTTCGCCGTCGCGGCCGGCGGCGCGTTCTACCTCGGGACGCCCGTCTGGTACGTCCTCGGTGCCGCCTTCGTCTTCCTGAACGGCTGGCTCGACCTCGTCGACGGCGCGCTCGCCCGCGCTCAGGGCGTCGACAGCGACGGCGGCGACCTGCTCGATCACGTCCTCGACCGCTACGCCGACATCGCGATGCTGGTCGGGCTGGCGGCCGGGATCGACGCCTACGGGCTCGGTCTCGCCGCGGTCACCGGCGTCCTGATGACCTCCTACCTCGGCACACAGATCCAGGCCGTCGGCCTCGGCCGCGAGTACGGCGGCCTCGTCGGCCGCGCCGACCGCCTCGCGATCATCGGACTCGTCGCCATCGTCGCGGCCGCGACGCTCGCCCTCCCCGCGCTTCCGGTCCGAGCGCTCGGGCTGACGGTCGTCGGCTGGCTGCTCGTCTTCTTCGCCGTCGTCGGCCACCTCACCGCGCTCCAGCGGTTCTGGGGCGCGTGGCGCGACCTCTCGTGA
- a CDS encoding zinc ribbon domain-containing protein produces the protein MVPEPPSASDRGCPKCGHTETDVGTISTTGGGLSKMFDIQTNSFKVVSCTNCGYSELYRDTTSGTSDIVDVFLG, from the coding sequence ATGGTCCCCGAACCACCCTCCGCCTCCGACCGCGGCTGTCCGAAGTGCGGCCACACCGAGACCGACGTCGGGACGATCTCGACGACCGGCGGCGGCCTCTCGAAGATGTTCGACATCCAGACGAACAGTTTCAAGGTCGTCTCCTGTACGAACTGCGGCTACTCGGAGCTGTACCGCGATACGACCTCCGGCACCAGCGACATCGTCGACGTCTTCCTCGGCTGA
- a CDS encoding multiprotein bridging factor aMBF1, whose translation MPQCEMCGSERPSLTTVKVEGAELELCDDCKEFGTEVRTESSSSQSTKYSTSSSSGTSGSGGSSGSSSTSGTASSSSGGSSRRRRDMFDDMDEIATDYDQRIREARESRGLSQEDLAKSLNEKASLIRKLERGDILPSDEVQRKLERELEISLVEGEDTEDSEWSGGSSTTTTLGDVVKRKD comes from the coding sequence ATGCCCCAGTGCGAGATGTGCGGCAGTGAACGGCCGTCCCTGACGACGGTCAAGGTCGAAGGGGCCGAACTCGAACTGTGCGACGACTGCAAGGAGTTCGGCACCGAGGTCCGCACTGAGTCGAGTTCCTCGCAGTCGACGAAGTACTCGACGTCGAGCTCCTCCGGGACGTCCGGATCCGGCGGGTCGTCGGGGTCGTCTTCGACGAGCGGCACCGCGAGCAGTTCCTCGGGCGGGTCGAGCCGGCGCCGGCGCGATATGTTCGACGACATGGACGAGATCGCGACCGATTACGACCAGCGCATCCGCGAGGCGCGCGAGTCCCGCGGCCTGAGCCAGGAGGACCTCGCGAAGTCGCTCAACGAGAAGGCGAGCCTGATCCGCAAGCTCGAACGCGGCGACATCCTCCCCTCCGACGAGGTCCAGCGGAAGCTCGAACGCGAACTGGAGATCTCCCTCGTCGAGGGCGAAGACACCGAAGACAGCGAGTGGTCCGGCGGCTCTTCGACCACGACGACGCTCGGCGACGTGGTCAAGCGGAAGGACTGA
- the tpiA gene encoding triose-phosphate isomerase: MFILVNLKAYPCDPIEVATAARDVAEASGVRIAVSPQAADVARVADTGVETWAQHVDPNGHGSHTGSTLAEAVAEAGATGTLINHSEKRQTLADIDGAVRAAERAGLETCVCANNPAQIGAAAALGPDSVAVEPPALIGGDVSVATADPGIVEDAVAAAAAVDDDVDVYCGAGISSGDDVATAGELGATGILLASGVAKADDPRSALEALVEPL, translated from the coding sequence GTGTTCATCCTCGTCAATCTGAAGGCGTATCCGTGTGATCCCATCGAGGTAGCGACCGCCGCGCGCGACGTCGCCGAGGCGTCCGGCGTCCGGATCGCCGTCTCGCCCCAGGCGGCCGACGTCGCCCGCGTCGCGGACACCGGCGTCGAGACGTGGGCCCAGCACGTCGATCCGAACGGCCACGGCAGCCACACCGGCAGCACCCTCGCCGAGGCGGTCGCCGAGGCCGGCGCGACGGGCACCCTGATCAACCACTCCGAGAAGCGGCAGACGCTGGCCGACATCGACGGGGCCGTCCGCGCGGCCGAACGCGCCGGCCTGGAGACGTGCGTCTGCGCGAACAACCCCGCACAGATCGGCGCCGCGGCGGCGCTCGGCCCCGACAGCGTCGCGGTCGAGCCTCCGGCGCTCATCGGCGGCGACGTCTCCGTCGCGACCGCGGACCCGGGGATCGTCGAGGACGCCGTCGCCGCGGCCGCCGCCGTCGACGACGACGTGGACGTCTACTGCGGCGCGGGCATCTCGTCGGGCGACGACGTCGCGACCGCCGGGGAGTTGGGCGCGACCGGGATCCTGCTCGCCTCCGGCGTCGCGAAGGCCGACGACCCGCGGTCCGCGCTCGAAGCCCTGGTCGAACCACTCTAA
- a CDS encoding DICT sensory domain-containing protein, with product MTLREFLDAAEDPDRSLVVLNRTAPNPVQNMLEGLFGGQSIDVDEIELPDAEADQVLVVEDDQVLASSPLSDLQDAILFINSDLFITGTRDLEEIELPEALEQLDEIPFYLRGYPESHSEKLLLILISRYIERRAWEEGEGTLRTSFQNLSRIEDEVGTHQVYGRLDESPVDVHVYGMPGWRPDPDSSITIHAGYSRDFRESWFVVYTPPEDRDADSHVALLALEEAPNEWVGFWTFRQSVVEDLNRYIEKHL from the coding sequence ATGACGCTCCGAGAGTTCCTCGACGCGGCCGAAGACCCCGATCGGTCGCTCGTCGTCCTCAACCGGACGGCGCCCAATCCGGTGCAGAATATGCTCGAAGGGCTCTTCGGAGGGCAGTCGATCGACGTCGACGAGATCGAACTCCCCGACGCCGAGGCTGATCAGGTGCTCGTCGTCGAGGACGATCAGGTCCTCGCGAGCTCCCCCCTGAGCGACCTCCAGGACGCGATTCTCTTCATCAACTCCGATCTGTTCATCACCGGGACCCGGGACCTCGAAGAGATCGAACTCCCCGAGGCGCTGGAGCAGCTCGACGAGATCCCATTCTACCTCCGCGGGTATCCCGAGTCGCATTCGGAGAAGCTGCTCCTGATTTTGATCTCCCGGTACATCGAACGGCGCGCCTGGGAGGAGGGCGAGGGGACGCTCCGGACGTCGTTTCAGAACCTCTCGCGGATCGAAGACGAGGTCGGGACCCACCAGGTCTACGGGCGGCTCGACGAGTCGCCCGTCGACGTTCACGTCTACGGAATGCCGGGATGGCGACCGGACCCCGACTCCAGCATCACGATCCACGCGGGCTACAGCCGGGACTTCAGGGAGTCGTGGTTCGTGGTCTACACGCCGCCCGAGGACCGCGACGCCGACTCACACGTCGCGCTGCTCGCGCTCGAAGAGGCGCCGAACGAGTGGGTCGGCTTCTGGACGTTCCGCCAGTCGGTGGTCGAAGACCTGAATCGATACATCGAGAAACATCTGTGA